A section of the Dioscorea rotundata plastid, complete genome genome encodes:
- the petL gene encoding cytochrome b6/f complex subunit VI, translating to MLTITSYFGFLLAALTITPALLISLNKIQLI from the coding sequence ATGCTTACTATAACTAGTTATTTTGGTTTTCTCTTGGCTGCTTTAACTATAACCCCGGCTCTATTAATTAGTTTGAACAAGATACAACTTATTTGA
- the ycf4 gene encoding photosystem I assembly protein Ycf4, which yields MNWRSEHIWIELITGSRKTSNFCWACILFLGSLGFLVVGTSSYLGRNLISVFPSQQIIFFPQGIVMSFYGIAGLFISSYLWCTISWNVGSGYDRFDRKEGIVCIFRWGFPGINRRIFLRFLMRDIQSIRMQVKEGLYPRRVLYMEIRGQGAIPLTRTDENFTPREIEQKAAELAYFLRVPIEGKRN from the coding sequence ATGAACTGGCGATCAGAACATATATGGATAGAACTTATAACGGGGTCTCGAAAAACAAGTAATTTTTGCTGGGCCTGTATCCTTTTTTTAGGTTCACTAGGATTCTTAGTGGTTGGAACTTCCAGTTATCTTGGTAGGAATCTGATATCTGTATTTCCATCTCAGCAAATCATTTTTTTTCCACAAGGTATTGTCATGTCTTTCTATGGGATTGCGGGACTATTCATTAGCTCCTATTTGTGGTGCACAATTTCGTGGAATGTAGGTAGCGGTTATGACCGATTCGATAGAAAAGAAGGAATAGTGTGTATTTTTCGTTGGGGATTTCCTGGAATAAATCGCCGCATCTTCCTTCGCTTCCTTATGCGAGATATCCAATCAATCAGAATGCAGGTTAAAGAGGGTCTTTATCCTCGTCGTGTCCTTTATATGGAAATCAGAGGCCAAGGAGCCATTCCCTTGACTCGTACTGATGAGAATTTTACTCCACGAGAAATTGAACAAAAAGCTGCTGAATTGGCCTATTTCTTGCGTGTACCGATTGAAGGAAAAAGAAACTGA
- the ndhK gene encoding NADH dehydrogenase subunit K has product MNLIEFTLLDQTTPNSVISTTSNDLSNWSRLSSLWPLLYGTSCCFIEFASLIGSRFDFDRYGLVPRSSPRQADLILTAGTVTMKMAPSLVRLYEQMAEPKYVIAMGACTITGGMFSTDSYSTVRGVDKLIPVDVYLPGCPPKPEAVIDAITKLRKKISREISEDRAMSQRENRSFTTNHKFDVRRSTHAGNYDQGLFYQSSYTSEISSKRFFKSKNSVSSLELVN; this is encoded by the coding sequence ATGAATTTGATTGAGTTTACGTTACTTGACCAAACGACCCCCAATTCAGTTATCTCAACTACATCGAATGATCTTTCGAATTGGTCAAGACTATCCAGTTTATGGCCACTTCTCTATGGTACCAGTTGTTGTTTCATTGAATTTGCTTCATTAATAGGTTCGCGATTCGACTTTGATCGTTATGGATTGGTACCAAGATCGAGTCCTAGGCAAGCGGATCTAATTTTAACAGCCGGCACAGTAACAATGAAAATGGCTCCTTCTTTAGTGAGATTATATGAGCAAATGGCTGAACCAAAATATGTTATTGCTATGGGAGCCTGTACTATTACGGGAGGGATGTTCAGTACTGATTCTTATAGTACTGTTCGGGGAGTCGATAAGCTAATTCCTGTGGATGTCTATTTGCCGGGCTGCCCCCCTAAACCAGAGGCAGTTATAGATGCTATAACGAAACTTCGTAAGAAGATATCTCGAGAAATCTCTGAAGATAGGGCTATGTCTCAACGGGAAAATCGATCTTTTACTACCAATCACAAGTTTGATGTTCGACGCAGTACTCATGCTGGAAATTATGATCAAGGATTGTTCTATCAATCATCATATACTTCAGAGATATCTTCTAAAAGATTTTTCAAATCCAAAAATTCAGTATCTTCCCTCGAATTAGTGAATTAG
- the psaI gene encoding photosystem I subunit VIII, with protein MTDLNFPSIFVPLVGLVFPAIAMASLSLYVQKNKIV; from the coding sequence ATGACAGATCTTAACTTCCCCTCTATTTTTGTGCCCTTAGTAGGCCTAGTATTTCCGGCAATTGCAATGGCTTCATTATCTCTTTATGTCCAAAAAAATAAGATTGTCTAG
- the rbcL gene encoding ribulose-1,5-bisphosphate carboxylase/oxygenase large subunit: MSPQTETKASVGFKAGVKDYKLTYYTPDYETKDTDILAAFRVTPQPGVPPEEAGAAVAAESSTGTWTTVWTDGLTSLDRYKGRCYHIESVVGEEDQYIAYVAYPLDLFEEGSVTNMFTSIVGNVFGFKALRALRLEDLRIPTSYSKTFQGPPHGIQVERDKLNKYGRPLLGCTIKPKLGLSAKNYGRAVYECLRGGLDFTKDDENVNSQPFMRWRDRFLFCAEALFKAQAETGEIKGHYLNATAGTCEEMMKRAIFARELGVPIVMHDYLTGGFTANTSLAHYCRDNGLLLHIHRAMHAVIDRQKNHGMHFRVLAKALRMSGGDHIHAGTVVGKLEGEREMTLGFVDLLRDDFIEKDRSRGIFFTQDWVSMPGVIPVASGGIHVWHMPALTEIFGDDSVLQFGGGTLGHPWGNAPGAVANRVALEACVQARNEGRDLAREGNEIIREASKWSPELAAACEVWKEIKFEYKPVDTLDV, encoded by the coding sequence ATGTCACCACAAACAGAGACTAAAGCAAGTGTTGGATTCAAAGCTGGTGTTAAAGATTATAAATTGACTTATTATACTCCTGACTACGAAACCAAAGATACTGATATCTTAGCGGCATTCCGAGTAACTCCTCAACCTGGGGTTCCGCCCGAAGAAGCAGGAGCTGCAGTAGCCGCCGAATCGTCCACCGGTACATGGACAACTGTGTGGACTGATGGACTTACCAGTCTTGATCGTTACAAAGGACGATGCTACCACATCGAGAGCGTTGTTGGGGAGGAAGACCAATATATTGCTTATGTAGCTTATCCTTTAGACCTTTTTGAGGAAGGTTCTGTTACCAATATGTTTACTTCCATTGTAGGTAATGTATTTGGTTTCAAAGCCCTACGAGCCCTACGTCTGGAGGATCTGCGAATTCCTACTTCTTATTCCAAAACTTTCCAAGGCCCACCGCACGGCATCCAAGTTGAAAGAGATAAGTTGAACAAGTATGGCCGTCCCCTATTGGGATGCACTATTAAACCAAAATTGGGGTTATCCGCAAAGAACTACGGCAGAGCCGTTTATGAATGTCTACGTGGTGGACTTGATTTTACCAAGGATGATGAAAATGTGAACTCACAACCATTTATGCGTTGGAGAGACCGTTTCTTATTTTGTGCCGAAGCACTTTTTAAAGCACAGGCCGAAACAGGCGAAATCAAGGGACATTACTTGAATGCTACTGCGGGTACATGTGAAGAAATGATGAAAAGGGCTATATTTGCAAGAGAATTGGGAGTTCCTATCGTAATGCATGACTACTTAACAGGGGGCTTCACCGCAAATACTAGCTTGGCTCATTATTGTCGCGATAACGGCCTACTTCTTCACATCCATCGTGCAATGCATGCAGTTATTGATAGACAGAAAAATCATGGTATGCATTTTCGTGTACTAGCTAAAGCATTACGTATGTCTGGTGGAGATCATATTCACGCTGGTACAGTAGTAGGTAAACTAGAAGGGGAACGCGAGATGACTTTGGGTTTTGTTGATTTATTACGTGATGATTTTATTGAAAAAGACCGAAGTCGCGGTATTTTTTTCACTCAAGATTGGGTCTCTATGCCGGGTGTTATACCCGTGGCTTCTGGGGGTATTCATGTTTGGCATATGCCTGCTCTGACCGAAATCTTTGGGGATGATTCCGTACTACAGTTCGGTGGAGGAACTTTGGGGCACCCTTGGGGAAACGCACCTGGTGCAGTAGCTAATCGGGTGGCTTTAGAAGCGTGTGTACAAGCTCGTAATGAGGGACGTGACCTTGCTCGTGAAGGTAATGAAATTATCCGCGAAGCTAGCAAATGGAGTCCTGAACTAGCTGCTGCTTGTGAAGTATGGAAGGAGATCAAATTCGAATACAAGCCAGTAGATACACTAGACGTGTAG
- the accD gene encoding acetyl-CoA carboxylase beta subunit has translation MVFLSNRGQEDFMEKWWWFNSILSNERLEHRYGLSKSMDSLDGIEYTNESEDSILNDTEKNILGWSDSSNYSFSTVDYLFEIRNIWSLISDDTFLVRDSNGDSYSVYFDIENQIFEIDNNSSFLGELESFFSSYLNRGSKNKYYHYMYDTQFSWNNHITNCIDSYLRFEIGISITSNISGDIVNYSDGYIYSFICTESVSSNENGSSSIRTSSNGSDFHMRENSNDSDINKKYRHLWVQCENCYGLNYKKFFRSKMNICEQCGYHLKMSSSDRIEVSIDPDTWDPMDEDMVSIDPIEFHSEEEPYRDRIDSYQRKTGLTEAIQTGIGQLNGIPIAIGVMDFQFMGGSMGSVVGEKITRLIEYATNESLPVIIVCASGGARMQEGSLSLMQMAKISSVSYDYQSNKKLFYVSILTSPTTGGVTASFGMLGDVIIAEPNAYIAFAGKRVIEQTLNKTVPDGLQSAEYLFHKGLFDPIVPRNPLKGVLSELFQLHGFLPLNQNKKEN, from the coding sequence ATTGTATTTTTATCAAATAGGGGGCAGGAAGACTTTATGGAGAAATGGTGGTGGTTCAATTCGATATTGTCTAATGAGAGGTTAGAACATAGGTATGGTCTAAGTAAATCAATGGATAGTCTTGATGGTATTGAATATACCAATGAAAGTGAAGACTCCATTCTAAATGATACGGAAAAAAACATTCTTGGTTGGAGTGATAGCAGCAATTATAGTTTCAGTACTGTTGATTATTTATTTGAGATCAGGAATATTTGGAGTTTGATCTCTGATGACACTTTTTTAGTTAGGGATAGTAATGGCGATAGTTATTCTGTATATTTTGATATTGAAAATCAGATTTTTGAGATTGACAATAATAGTTCTTTTCTGGGTGAACTAGAAAGTTTCTTTTCTAGTTATTTGAATAGGGGGTCTAAAAATAAGTACTATCATTACATGTATGATACTCAATTTAGTTGGAATAATCACATTACTAATTGTATTGATAGTTATCTTCGTTTTGAAATCGGTATTAGTATTACTAGTAACATTTCGGGTGATATTGTCAATTACAGCGATGGTTACATTTATAGTTTCATTTGTACTGAAAGTGTAAGTAGTAATGAAAATGGTAGTTCTAGTATAAGAACTAGTAGTAATGGCAGCGATTTCCATATGAGAGAAAATTCTAACGATTCTGATATAAATAAAAAATACAGACATTTATGGGTTCAATGCGAAAATTGTTATGGATTAAATTATAAAAAATTTTTTAGGTCAAAAATGAATATTTGTGAACAGTGTGGATATCATTTGAAAATGAGTAGTTCAGATAGAATCGAAGTTTCGATTGATCCGGATACTTGGGATCCTATGGATGAAGATATGGTCTCTATAGACCCCATAGAATTTCATTCAGAGGAGGAACCATATAGAGATCGTATTGATTCTTATCAAAGAAAGACAGGTTTAACTGAAGCTATTCAAACAGGCATAGGTCAACTAAATGGTATTCCTATAGCAATTGGGGTTATGGATTTTCAGTTTATGGGAGGTAGTATGGGATCCGTAGTAGGCGAGAAAATCACCCGTTTGATCGAGTATGCTACTAATGAATCTCTACCTGTCATTATTGTGTGTGCTTCTGGGGGAGCGCGCATGCAAGAAGGAAGTTTGAGCTTGATGCAAATGGCTAAAATATCTTCTGTTTCATATGATTATCAATCAAATAAAAAGTTATTCTATGTATCAATTCTTACATCTCCTACAACTGGTGGAGTGACAGCAAGTTTTGGTATGTTGGGAGATGTCATTATTGCTGAACCTAATGCCTACATTGCATTTGCGGGTAAAAGAGTAATTGAACAAACATTGAATAAGACAGTGCCTGATGGTTTACAATCGGCTGAATATTTATTCCATAAGGGCTTATTCGATCCAATTGTACCACGTAATCCTTTAAAAGGCGTTCTGAGTGAGTTATTTCAACTTCACGGTTTCCTTCCTTTGAATCAAAATAAAAAAGAAAATTAA
- the rps4 gene encoding ribosomal protein S4 yields MSRYRGPRFKKIRRLGALPGLTSKRPRSGSDFKNQSRFGKKSQYRIRLEEKQKLRFHYGLTEQQLLRYVHIAGKAKGSTDQVLLQLLEMRLDNILFRLGMASTIPAARQLVNHRHILVNGRIVDIPSYRCKPRDIITTKDKQRSKVLVQNSIESSPHEELPKHLTIDSFQYKGLVNQIIDSKLIGLKINELLVVEYYSRQT; encoded by the coding sequence ATGTCTCGTTACCGAGGACCTCGTTTCAAAAAAATACGCCGTCTGGGGGCTTTACCGGGACTAACTAGTAAAAGGCCTAGATCCGGAAGTGATTTTAAAAACCAATCGCGTTTTGGGAAAAAATCCCAATATCGTATTCGTCTAGAAGAAAAACAGAAATTGCGTTTTCATTATGGTCTGACAGAACAACAATTACTTAGATATGTACATATTGCTGGAAAAGCCAAAGGGTCAACAGATCAGGTTTTATTACAACTACTTGAGATGCGTTTGGATAACATACTTTTTCGATTGGGTATGGCTTCGACCATTCCTGCAGCCAGGCAATTAGTTAACCATAGACATATTTTAGTTAATGGTCGTATAGTGGATATACCAAGTTATCGTTGCAAACCCAGAGATATTATTACTACCAAAGATAAACAAAGATCGAAAGTTCTGGTTCAAAATTCTATTGAATCGTCCCCCCATGAGGAATTGCCAAAACATTTGACTATTGACTCATTCCAATATAAAGGATTAGTAAATCAAATAATAGACAGTAAATTGATTGGTTTGAAAATAAATGAGTTGTTAGTCGTAGAATATTATTCCCGTCAGACTTGA
- the cemA gene encoding envelope membrane protein, with product MKKKKALISIPYLVSIVFLPWWVSLSFNKSLEPWITNWWNSGQSETFLNDIQEKNVLERFIELEELFLLDEMIKENPETHIQKFRIEIHKQTIQLIKTHNEYNLHIILHFSTNIICFVILSGYFFLSNEELIILNSWIQELLYNLSDTIKAFSILLITDLWIGFHSTHGWELMIGSVYNDFGLAHNDQIVSGLVSTFPVILDTIVKYWIFHYLNRVSPSLVIIYHSMNE from the coding sequence ATGAAAAAAAAGAAAGCATTGATTTCCATACCATATCTTGTATCTATAGTATTTTTGCCCTGGTGGGTCTCTCTCTCATTTAATAAAAGTCTGGAACCTTGGATTACTAACTGGTGGAATAGCGGGCAATCCGAAACCTTTTTGAATGATATTCAAGAGAAAAACGTTCTAGAAAGATTCATAGAACTAGAAGAACTATTCCTCTTGGACGAAATGATAAAAGAAAACCCAGAGACACATATACAAAAGTTTCGTATAGAAATACACAAGCAAACAATACAATTGATCAAAACACACAATGAATATAATCTCCATATCATTTTGCATTTCTCCACAAATATAATCTGTTTTGTTATTCTAAGTGGTTATTTTTTTCTGAGTAATGAAGAACTTATCATTCTTAATTCTTGGATTCAGGAATTATTGTATAACTTAAGTGACACAATAAAGGCTTTTTCAATTCTTTTAATCACTGATTTATGGATCGGATTTCACTCCACCCATGGTTGGGAACTAATGATTGGTTCGGTCTACAACGATTTTGGATTGGCTCATAACGATCAAATTGTATCTGGTCTTGTTTCCACTTTTCCAGTTATTCTAGATACAATTGTGAAATATTGGATTTTCCATTATTTAAATCGTGTATCTCCTTCACTTGTAATTATTTATCATTCAATGAATGAATGA
- the psbL gene encoding photosystem II protein L, whose protein sequence is MTQSNPNEQNVELNRTSLYWGLLLIFVLAVLFSNYFFN, encoded by the coding sequence ATGACACAATCAAATCCGAATGAACAAAATGTTGAATTAAATCGTACCAGTCTATACTGGGGTTTATTACTTATTTTTGTACTTGCTGTTTTATTTTCCAATTATTTTTTCAATTGA
- the atpB gene encoding ATP synthase CF1 beta subunit has translation MRINPTTSGPMISTLEEKNLGRIVQIIGPVLDALFPPGKMPNIYNALVVKGRAGQQINVTCEVQQLLGNNRVRAVAMSATDGLTRGMEVIDTGAPLSVPVGGATLGRIFNVLGEPVDNLGPVDTRTTSPIHRSAPAFIRLDTKLSIFETGIKVVDLLAPYRRGGKIGLFGGAGVGKTVLIMELINNIAKAHGGVSVFGGVGERTREGNDLYIEMKESGVINEKNIAESKVALVYGQMNEPPGARMRVGLTALTMAEYFRDVNEQDVLLFIDNIFRFVQAGSEVSALLGRMPSAVGYQPTLSTEMGSLQERITSTKEGSITSIQAVYVPADDLTDPAPATTFAHLDATTVLSRGLAAKGIYPAVDPLDSTSTMLQPGIVGEEHYETAQKVKQTSQRYKELQDIIAILGLDELSEEDRLTVARARKIERFLSQPFFVAEVFTGSPGKYVGLAETIRGFQLILSGELDSLPEQAFYLVGNIDEATAKAMNLEVENKLKK, from the coding sequence ATGAGAATCAATCCTACTACTTCTGGTCCTATGATTTCCACACTTGAAGAAAAAAACTTAGGACGTATCGTTCAAATTATTGGCCCAGTACTGGATGCCCTTTTTCCCCCAGGAAAGATGCCTAATATTTATAACGCTTTGGTAGTTAAAGGTCGAGCCGGTCAACAAATTAATGTGACTTGTGAGGTACAGCAATTATTAGGAAATAATCGAGTTAGAGCTGTAGCTATGAGTGCTACAGATGGTCTGACGAGAGGAATGGAAGTGATTGACACGGGAGCTCCTCTAAGTGTTCCGGTTGGCGGGGCTACTCTCGGACGAATTTTCAACGTTCTTGGAGAACCTGTTGATAATTTAGGGCCTGTAGATACTCGCACAACATCTCCTATTCATAGATCTGCGCCTGCCTTTATACGGTTAGATACGAAATTATCAATCTTTGAAACAGGGATTAAAGTGGTGGATCTTTTAGCTCCTTATCGTCGTGGGGGAAAAATCGGGCTATTTGGGGGAGCTGGGGTGGGTAAAACAGTCCTCATCATGGAATTGATCAACAACATTGCCAAAGCTCATGGGGGTGTGTCTGTATTTGGCGGAGTAGGCGAGCGTACTCGTGAAGGAAATGATCTTTACATCGAAATGAAAGAATCTGGAGTGATTAATGAAAAAAATATTGCAGAATCAAAAGTGGCTCTAGTCTATGGTCAAATGAATGAACCACCGGGAGCTCGTATGAGAGTTGGTTTGACTGCCCTAACCATGGCGGAATATTTCCGGGATGTTAATGAACAAGACGTGCTTCTATTCATTGACAATATTTTTCGTTTCGTCCAAGCAGGATCAGAAGTCTCCGCCTTATTGGGGAGAATGCCTTCTGCAGTGGGTTATCAACCCACCCTTAGTACAGAAATGGGTTCTTTGCAAGAAAGAATTACTTCTACCAAAGAGGGATCTATAACTTCGATCCAAGCAGTTTATGTACCTGCGGACGATTTGACCGACCCTGCTCCTGCCACGACATTTGCACATTTAGATGCTACTACCGTACTATCAAGAGGATTAGCTGCCAAAGGTATTTATCCAGCGGTAGATCCTTTAGATTCAACGTCAACTATGTTACAGCCTGGCATCGTTGGCGAGGAACATTATGAAACTGCGCAAAAAGTTAAGCAAACTTCACAACGTTACAAAGAACTTCAAGACATTATAGCTATCCTTGGGTTGGACGAATTATCCGAAGAAGATCGTTTAACTGTAGCAAGAGCACGAAAAATTGAGCGTTTCTTATCACAACCCTTCTTCGTAGCAGAAGTATTTACGGGTTCTCCAGGGAAATATGTTGGTCTCGCAGAAACAATTAGGGGGTTTCAACTCATTCTTTCCGGAGAATTAGATAGTCTTCCCGAACAGGCCTTTTATTTGGTGGGTAACATCGATGAAGCTACCGCGAAAGCTATGAACTTAGAAGTGGAGAATAAATTGAAGAAATGA
- the atpE gene encoding ATP synthase CF1 epsilon subunit, whose translation MTLNLCVLTPNRIIWDSEVKEIILSTNSGQIGVLPNHAPIATAVDIGLLRIRLNDQWLTVALMGGFARIGNNEITILGNDAEINTDIDPQEAQQTLEIAEANLSRAEGKRQVIEANLALRRARTRIEAINVISS comes from the coding sequence ATGACCTTAAATCTTTGTGTACTGACTCCTAATCGAATTATTTGGGATTCAGAAGTGAAAGAAATAATTTTATCTACTAATAGTGGCCAAATTGGCGTATTACCAAACCACGCACCTATTGCCACGGCCGTAGATATAGGTCTTTTGAGAATACGCCTCAATGACCAATGGTTAACGGTGGCTCTGATGGGCGGTTTCGCTAGAATAGGTAATAATGAGATCACCATTTTAGGAAATGATGCGGAGATAAATACTGACATTGATCCGCAAGAAGCTCAACAAACTCTTGAAATAGCTGAAGCTAACTTGAGTAGAGCTGAGGGTAAAAGACAAGTAATTGAAGCCAATCTAGCTCTTAGACGAGCTAGGACACGAATAGAGGCTATCAATGTTATCTCCTCCTAG
- the ndhC gene encoding NADH dehydrogenase subunit 3 — MFLLHEYDIFWAFLIISSIIPILAFLISGVLTPIREGSEKLSSYESGIEPMGNAWLQFRIRYYMFALVFVVFDVETVFLYPWAMSFDVLGISVFIEAFIFVLIPIVGLVYAWRKGALEWS; from the coding sequence ATGTTTTTGCTTCACGAATATGATATTTTCTGGGCATTTCTGATAATATCAAGCATTATTCCTATCTTGGCATTTCTAATTTCCGGAGTTTTAACCCCGATTAGGGAAGGATCAGAGAAACTCTCTAGTTATGAATCGGGTATAGAACCTATGGGGAATGCTTGGTTACAATTTCGAATCCGCTATTACATGTTTGCTCTAGTTTTTGTTGTTTTTGATGTTGAAACGGTCTTTCTTTATCCATGGGCAATGAGTTTCGATGTATTGGGCATATCCGTATTTATAGAAGCTTTCATTTTCGTGCTTATCCCAATTGTTGGTTTAGTTTATGCATGGCGAAAAGGAGCATTGGAATGGTCTTAG
- the petG gene encoding cytochrome b6/f complex subunit V, giving the protein MIEVFLFGIVLGLIPITLAGLFVTAYLQYRRGDQLDL; this is encoded by the coding sequence ATGATTGAAGTTTTTCTATTTGGAATTGTCTTAGGTCTAATTCCTATTACTTTGGCAGGATTATTTGTAACTGCATATTTACAATATAGACGCGGTGATCAGTTGGACCTTTAA
- the psbJ gene encoding photosystem II protein J, with translation MADTTGRIPLWLIGTVTGIPVIGSIGIFFYGSYSGLGSSL, from the coding sequence ATGGCCGATACTACTGGAAGGATTCCTCTTTGGCTAATAGGTACTGTAACTGGCATTCCTGTGATCGGTTCAATAGGTATTTTCTTTTATGGTTCATATTCGGGGTTGGGTTCATCTCTGTAG
- the ndhJ gene encoding NADH dehydrogenase subunit J → MQSRLSDWLVKHELVHRSLGFDYQGIETLQIKTEDWDSIAVISYIYGYNYLRSQCAYDVAPGGFLASVYHLTRIQYGIDKMEEVCLKVFVSRNNPRIPSVFWIWKSADFQERESYDMLGISYANHPHLKRILMPESWIGWPLRKDYITPNFYEIQDAR, encoded by the coding sequence ATGCAGAGCCGTTTATCTGATTGGCTAGTCAAGCATGAGCTAGTCCATAGATCCTTGGGCTTCGACTACCAGGGAATAGAGACTTTACAAATAAAAACGGAGGATTGGGACTCCATTGCTGTCATTTCATATATATATGGTTACAATTATTTACGCTCCCAGTGTGCCTATGATGTAGCACCGGGCGGATTTTTAGCTAGTGTGTATCATCTTACGAGAATACAATATGGTATAGATAAAATGGAAGAGGTATGCTTAAAAGTATTTGTCTCAAGGAATAATCCTAGAATTCCTTCTGTTTTCTGGATTTGGAAAAGTGCTGATTTTCAAGAGCGGGAATCTTATGATATGTTGGGAATCTCTTATGCTAATCATCCACACCTTAAACGTATCTTGATGCCCGAAAGTTGGATAGGTTGGCCCCTACGTAAGGACTATATTACTCCCAATTTCTATGAAATACAAGATGCTCGTTGA
- the psbF gene encoding photosystem II protein VI has translation MTIDRTYPIFTVRWLAVHGLAVPTVFFLGSISAMQFIQR, from the coding sequence ATGACCATAGATCGAACCTATCCAATTTTTACAGTGCGATGGTTGGCTGTTCATGGACTAGCTGTACCTACTGTTTTTTTTTTGGGATCAATATCAGCAATGCAGTTCATCCAACGATAA
- the psbE gene encoding photosystem II protein V, with product MSGSTGERSFADIITSIRYWVIHSITIPSLFIAGWLFVSTGLAYDVFGSPRPNEYFTESRQGIPLITGRFDSLEQLDEFSRSF from the coding sequence ATGTCTGGAAGCACGGGAGAACGTTCTTTTGCTGATATTATTACCAGTATTCGATACTGGGTCATTCATAGCATTACTATACCTTCCCTATTCATTGCGGGTTGGTTATTCGTAAGTACAGGTTTAGCTTACGATGTGTTTGGAAGTCCTCGGCCAAACGAATATTTCACAGAGAGCCGACAGGGGATTCCACTAATAACTGGCCGTTTTGACTCTTTGGAACAACTCGATGAATTTAGTAGATCCTTTTAG
- the petA gene encoding cytochrome f, with protein sequence MQNRNTFWGVKEQITRSIFVSIMIYVITRASISNAYPIFAQQGYENPREATGRIVCANCHLASKPVDIEVPQAVLPDTVFEAVVRIPYDMQLKQVLANGKKGALNVGAVLILPEGFELAPPDRISPEVKEKMGNLSFQNYRPNKKNILVIGPAPGQKYSEIVFPILSPDPATKKDVHFLKYPIYVGGNRGRGQIYPDGSKSNNTVYNATSAGIVSKIVRKEKGGYEITIIDALDGHQVVDIIPRGPELLVSEGESIKLDQPLTSNPNVGGFGQGDAEIVLQDPLRIQGLLFFLASVILAQIFLVLKKKQFEKVQLYEMNF encoded by the coding sequence ATGCAAAATAGAAATACTTTTTGGGGGGTAAAGGAACAGATAACTCGATCCATCTTTGTATCGATCATGATATATGTAATAACTCGGGCATCTATTTCAAATGCATATCCCATTTTTGCACAACAGGGTTATGAAAATCCACGAGAAGCAACTGGACGAATTGTATGTGCCAATTGCCATTTAGCTAGTAAGCCCGTGGATATTGAAGTTCCCCAAGCTGTGCTTCCTGATACTGTATTTGAAGCAGTTGTTCGAATCCCTTATGATATGCAACTGAAACAAGTTCTTGCTAATGGTAAAAAAGGAGCTTTGAATGTGGGGGCTGTTCTTATTTTACCCGAAGGATTCGAATTGGCCCCTCCCGATCGCATTTCTCCTGAGGTGAAAGAAAAGATGGGAAATCTTTCTTTTCAGAATTATCGTCCCAATAAAAAAAATATTCTTGTGATAGGTCCCGCTCCTGGTCAGAAATATAGTGAAATCGTCTTTCCTATTCTTTCCCCCGACCCTGCTACGAAAAAAGACGTTCACTTTTTAAAATATCCTATATATGTAGGTGGGAACAGAGGAAGGGGACAGATTTATCCTGATGGAAGCAAAAGTAACAATACAGTCTATAATGCTACATCAGCAGGTATAGTAAGCAAAATAGTACGTAAAGAAAAGGGGGGATATGAAATAACTATAATTGATGCATTGGACGGACATCAGGTGGTTGATATTATACCTCGAGGACCAGAACTTCTTGTTTCAGAGGGTGAATCCATCAAGCTTGATCAACCATTAACAAGTAATCCAAATGTGGGGGGCTTTGGTCAGGGAGATGCAGAAATAGTGCTTCAAGATCCATTACGCATTCAAGGTCTTTTGTTCTTCTTGGCATCTGTGATTTTGGCACAAATTTTTTTGGTTCTTAAAAAGAAACAATTTGAAAAGGTTCAATTGTACGAAATGAATTTCTAG